The proteins below come from a single Streptomyces sp. SCSIO 75703 genomic window:
- a CDS encoding beta-phosphoglucomutase family hydrolase, with protein MTTQLGLPDDIQACLFDLDGVVTRTAVVHAAAWKETFDAFLRARDGDGFRPFTDADYDAYVDGRPRADGVRSFLASRGVHLPEGDPGDPPDAPTVNGVGNRKNALLLERIRTDGVEPYEGTLRYIDAVRAAGLRTAIVSSSANTADVLRSIDAERLFDVRIDGVVARERGLPGKPRPDTFLAAARDLGVEASRAAVFEDALAGMDAGRSGGFGYVVGVDRVGQTDALYAHGADRVVGDLAELGGHA; from the coding sequence ATGACGACGCAGCTCGGTCTTCCCGACGACATCCAGGCGTGCCTCTTCGACCTCGACGGGGTCGTCACCCGGACCGCCGTGGTCCACGCCGCCGCCTGGAAGGAGACGTTCGACGCCTTCCTGCGGGCGCGCGACGGAGACGGCTTCCGCCCCTTCACCGACGCCGACTACGACGCGTACGTCGACGGCCGCCCCCGCGCCGACGGCGTGCGCTCCTTCCTCGCCTCACGCGGCGTCCACCTGCCCGAGGGCGACCCCGGCGACCCCCCGGACGCCCCCACCGTCAACGGGGTGGGCAACCGGAAGAACGCGCTGCTGCTGGAGCGGATCCGCACCGACGGCGTGGAGCCCTACGAGGGCACGCTGCGCTACATCGACGCCGTCCGCGCCGCCGGACTGCGCACCGCCATCGTCTCCTCCAGCGCCAACACCGCCGACGTGCTGCGCTCCATCGACGCCGAGCGGCTCTTCGACGTGCGCATCGACGGGGTCGTGGCCCGCGAGCGCGGCCTGCCGGGCAAACCCCGCCCGGACACCTTCCTCGCCGCCGCCCGCGACCTCGGCGTCGAGGCGTCCCGGGCCGCCGTCTTCGAGGACGCCCTCGCCGGGATGGACGCCGGCCGCTCCGGCGGCTTCGGCTACGTCGTCGGCGTCGACCGGGTCGGCCAGACGGACGCCCTCTACGCCCACGGCGCCGACCGCGTGGTCGGGGACCTCGCCGAACTCGGAGGACACGCGTGA